One segment of Triticum aestivum cultivar Chinese Spring chromosome 2A, IWGSC CS RefSeq v2.1, whole genome shotgun sequence DNA contains the following:
- the LOC123190776 gene encoding glycine-rich cell wall structural protein isoform X2: MASKGLLVFALLLAAAILVASTEQTQAKKEEKKAGVEGYGGGGGYPGGGGGGYPGHGGGGGGGYPGHGGGGGGGYPGHGEGGGGGYPGGGGGGGGGYPGHGGGGGGGYPGHGGRGGGSGCQWGCCGNGYHGCRCCARADEVPEPMYRAEVRN, encoded by the exons ATGGCGTCCAAGGGTCTTCTTGTGTTTGCTCTCCTGCTTGCTGCTGCTATCCTCGTCGCCTCAACTGAACAAACTC AGgccaagaaggaggagaagaaagccGGTGTAgagggctacggcggcggcggcggctaccctgGAGGCGGCGGGGGAGGCTACCCAGGCcacggtggaggaggagg CGGTGGCTACCCGGGCCAcggtggaggaggtggcggtggctacCCGGGCCACGgtgaaggaggcggtggcggctacccaggcggtggtggtggtggcggcggcggctaccccggacacggcggtggcggcggcggtggctacccCGGACAcggcggacgcggcggcggcagtggatgTCAATGGGGCTGCTGCGGTAACGGGTACCATGGGTGCCGCTGCTGTGCGCGCGCGGACGAGGTCCCGGAGCCCATGTACCGCGCGGAGGTCCGCAACTGA
- the LOC123190776 gene encoding glycine-rich cell wall structural protein isoform X1 — MASKGLLVFALLLAAAILVASTEQTQAKKEEKKAGVEGYGGGGGYPGGGGGGYPGHGGGGGGGYPGHGGGGGGGYPGHGGGGGGGYPGHGGGGGGGYPGHGEGGGGGYPGGGGGGGGGYPGHGGGGGGGYPGHGGRGGGSGCQWGCCGNGYHGCRCCARADEVPEPMYRAEVRN, encoded by the exons ATGGCGTCCAAGGGTCTTCTTGTGTTTGCTCTCCTGCTTGCTGCTGCTATCCTCGTCGCCTCAACTGAACAAACTC AGgccaagaaggaggagaagaaagccGGTGTAgagggctacggcggcggcggcggctaccctgGAGGCGGCGGGGGAGGCTACCCAGGCcacggtggaggaggaggcggcggctatcCAGGAcacggtggaggaggaggcggcggctatcCAGGACacggtggaggaggtgg CGGTGGCTACCCGGGCCAcggtggaggaggtggcggtggctacCCGGGCCACGgtgaaggaggcggtggcggctacccaggcggtggtggtggtggcggcggcggctaccccggacacggcggtggcggcggcggtggctacccCGGACAcggcggacgcggcggcggcagtggatgTCAATGGGGCTGCTGCGGTAACGGGTACCATGGGTGCCGCTGCTGTGCGCGCGCGGACGAGGTCCCGGAGCCCATGTACCGCGCGGAGGTCCGCAACTGA